A single region of the Lotus japonicus ecotype B-129 chromosome 4, LjGifu_v1.2 genome encodes:
- the LOC130712275 gene encoding translocase of chloroplast 101, chloroplastic, giving the protein MSRRHSTALEHKRRQESRASQAVFDPESVQVPRIVNDAEEDDDMREARIDDDDLEDDDDNDGGDDNDDDEKIIRKRMMMRMIMTKRMRMSMRSSVAAVTETTTVPAPTSATAAAESTAGAESTAGATIASSGAIASSADTNTNISQSPAAEKPAATNAAASSDTPAGEKEKENETPKSPTRQDAPPSPPPTNDGGSMPSPPHQEERSCPGATITSEAARIEQAPAPEGGSSSYYNMLPNAIEPSEFLLTNLNRDAIEKEALS; this is encoded by the exons ATGAGTAGACGTCATTCGACGGCGTTGGAACATAAAAGGCGTCAAGAATCCCGTGCATCTCAAGCAGTTTTTGACCCTGAATCTGTACAGGTTCCTCGCATTGTAAATGATGCTGAGGAGGATGATGATATGCGTGAGGCcagaattgatgatgatgatctggaagatgatgatgataacgACGGTGGggatgataatgatgatgatgaaaagaTTATTaggaagaggatgatgatgagaaTGATAATGACGAAGAGGATGAGGATGTCGATGAGAT cctccgtcgccgcggTCACCGAGACAACCACCGTCCCGGCTCCTACTTCTGCCACTGCCGCCGCCGAGTCCACTGCTGGCGCCGAGTCCACTGCTGGCGCCACAATCGCCTCCTCCGGTGCCATAGCCTCCTCCGCTGACACAAACACCAACATTTCCCAATCTCCGGCTGCTGAGAAACCCGCTGCCACCAatgctgctgcgtcttccgataCTCCtgctggggagaaagaaaaagaaaatgaaaccccgaaATCTCCCACCCGCCAGGACGCACCACCTAGCCCACCCCCAACAAATGATGGGGGCTCCATGCcctccccgcctcatcaagaggAAAGATCCTGCCCTGGCGCCACCATTACCTCTGAAGCAGCCCGGATTGAGCAAGCTCCTGCTCCCGAGGGCGGCTCTTCAAGCTATTacaatatgctccccaacgccatcgAACCCTCAGAATTCCTGCTCACTAACCTCAACCGcgacgccatagaaaaagaagcgCTGAGCTGA
- the LOC130715959 gene encoding uncharacterized protein LOC130715959, with the protein MALSSAFHERLEQMDRTRIQRLSQLQAEKELQAHKSRILASKLENIRTMEQRCFLIDRKIASRNFEILTLKSQIENLEAKHDSVSQELRPLQDEVEVLEEMRQRKDRFYEAKRVEMKEFKETADNFLVKCQLEVENLKNRVNELRSSFMELKSNNGNSSDSEIAAAEMRRMELLAEKERVCRNVESNHQIKAQLQKQLQSILMTQAQEKGIELKTTQLNSQAHSLGIGYLDCISMGTSQAALSSSVP; encoded by the exons ATGGCGCTTTCCTCAGCATTCCATGAACGCCTCGAACAAATGGACCGAACTCGAATCCAACGTCTCTCTCAACTCCAG GCCGAGAAAGAGTTGCAAGCTCACAAATCTCGAATCCTAGCGTCAAAGCTTGAGAATATCAGAACCATGGAGCAGAGATGCTTCCTAATCGACCGAAAAATCGCATCACGGAATTTCGAGATTCTCACTCTGAAATCTCAAATTGAGAACCTCGAAGCCAAACACGATTCGGTTTCGCAAGAATTGAG GCCACTGCAGGATGAGGTTGAGGTGCTTGAGGAAATGCGCCAGAGGAAAGATCGGTTTTACGAGGCCAAGAGAGTGGAAATGAAGGAATTCAAGGAAACTGCTGATAATTTTTTGGTGAAATGTCAATTGGAAGTGGAGAATTTGAAGAATAGAGTAAATGAG CTGAGGTCTTCTTTCATGGAACTTAAAAGCAACAATGGGAACTCGAGTGATTCCGAGATCGCTGCTGCTGAAATGAGAAGGATGGAACTGCTGGCTGAGAAGGAAAGGGTGTGTAGAAACGTCGAATCTAACCATCAAATAAAAGCACAGTTGCAAAAACAGCTGCAAAGTATTCTGATGACACAAGCACAAGAAAAGGGAATAGAACTGAAGACTACCCAGCTAAATTCACAAGCTCATAGCCTCGGTATTGGATACTTGGATTGCATCTCCATGGGAACCTCCCAGGCAGCTTTGTCTTCTTCAGTTCCTTAG